A region from the Argonema galeatum A003/A1 genome encodes:
- a CDS encoding pentapeptide repeat-containing protein, with protein MDAAELIGRYAAGERDFPKADLREADLQNANLEGINLKEANLVDANLSCANLSNANLYYANLLRINLSKANLEGANLYHANLDDADLSRIKLRDANLSHANLRATDLSFAFLTYANLSSANLRDANLNGASLRGANIYSASINHADLNNVDFSGADLRSAWLNDSNLTDANLSRANLEKANLNGADLTNVDFIRANLVSTSLNKANLTNANLSSAIVRDSSLKDANLTNVQIDEKTKLDPALRETILSSASLSTGNLTETESSEAEISEQNSLEIAKVSNQGINAPYQWNNLYFRSKTEIKIAQALDRAGVLFYPNCKARLNSSTGRENRESDFLVFWEGKWGILEIDGEPWHPPSRTVQDHERDRLFKIHGIRIVEHYDATRSWNDADVVVQEFLEILKQA; from the coding sequence ATGGATGCTGCTGAACTGATCGGTCGTTATGCCGCCGGAGAAAGAGATTTTCCTAAAGCTGACTTGAGAGAAGCTGACTTACAAAATGCCAATCTAGAAGGTATTAATCTGAAAGAGGCTAACTTAGTGGATGCTAACCTTTCATGTGCTAACTTGAGTAATGCTAATTTATATTACGCCAATCTTTTACGTATAAATTTGAGCAAAGCTAACTTGGAAGGTGCAAACCTTTATCATGCTAACTTAGACGATGCAGACCTCTCACGTATCAAGCTGAGAGATGCCAACCTAAGTCATGCCAATTTACGTGCTACTGACTTATCTTTTGCTTTCTTAACTTATGCAAATCTAAGTAGTGCTAATTTGAGAGATGCTAATTTGAATGGAGCAAGTTTGCGAGGTGCAAATATCTATTCTGCTTCCATAAATCATGCTGATTTAAATAATGTAGATTTCAGTGGCGCTGATTTACGTTCTGCATGGTTGAATGATTCTAATTTAACGGATGCTAATCTGAGTCGTGCCAATTTAGAAAAGGCTAACTTAAACGGTGCTGACTTAACTAATGTCGATTTTATTCGCGCCAATTTAGTTAGCACTAGCTTGAATAAGGCAAACTTAACTAATGCTAACCTGAGTAGTGCTATTGTCAGAGATAGTTCCTTAAAAGATGCTAATTTGACTAATGTTCAAATTGATGAAAAAACCAAACTCGATCCTGCGTTACGCGAAACAATTTTAAGTAGTGCTAGCTTATCTACAGGTAACCTAACTGAAACAGAGAGTAGCGAAGCTGAGATTAGCGAACAAAATTCTTTAGAAATTGCCAAAGTTAGTAATCAAGGTATTAATGCTCCATATCAATGGAATAATCTTTATTTCCGATCGAAAACAGAGATAAAAATTGCACAGGCGCTCGATCGTGCTGGTGTTTTATTCTATCCTAACTGCAAAGCTCGTCTTAACAGCAGTACGGGTAGGGAAAATCGCGAAAGCGACTTTTTAGTTTTTTGGGAAGGTAAGTGGGGTATTCTAGAAATTGATGGAGAACCTTGGCATCCACCATCTCGCACGGTACAGGATCACGAACGCGATCGCCTCTTCAAAATTCACGGCATCCGCATTGTTGAACATTATGACGCTACTCGCTCCTGGAATGACGCTGATGTAGTAGTGCAAGAGTTTTTGGAAATATTAAAGCAAGCCTAA
- a CDS encoding DNA methyltransferase, which translates to MVNQLFYGDNLDVLRKHIKDESVDLCYIDPPFNSKRNYNQIYNNIGKEDRATAQAFIDTWTWDDFANRGLAEILENYQGKFTSQSIDLIAGLTKVLGKGSLLAYLVSMTLRISEIYRVLKSTGSFYFHCDPTASHYLKLVIDAIFCPRGGDFKNEIVWKRTTAHNDSTRYGNNIDIIFFYTKSLNYIWNQQYKPHDEAYHQRFRNKDDDGRAWTDDNLTAKGLSGGGYEYEYKGVKSLWRVPIETMINLDDEQKLHFTKKGGIRLKRYLEDIKGVALQCLWEDIPPINSQARERLGYPTQKPEALLERIIKASSNEGDIVLDAYCGCGTTVAVSQRLKREWIGIDITYQSISLILKRLEDSFGKGVLDGIKLNGIPKDMESAIALANKKDDRTRKEFEKWAVLTYSNNRAIVNQKKGADRGIDGIAYFQSEKDEPEKIILQVKSGKVKSGDIRDLQGTMTLEQARLGIFITLEEPKKDMIKTAKAAGIYQNKFMSQSCDRIQIVTIQEILELNKRLDIRLTLEVLKSAEKQMEVKAIQMELDI; encoded by the coding sequence ATGGTCAATCAACTATTTTACGGTGATAACCTCGACGTTTTGCGTAAGCATATCAAAGATGAATCGGTAGATTTATGTTATATCGATCCGCCTTTTAACTCTAAACGCAATTATAACCAAATTTATAATAACATCGGTAAGGAAGATAGAGCTACAGCGCAGGCTTTTATCGATACTTGGACTTGGGATGACTTTGCGAATCGAGGTTTAGCTGAAATTCTGGAAAACTATCAAGGTAAATTTACATCTCAAAGCATCGATCTAATTGCCGGTTTAACCAAGGTATTGGGTAAAGGGAGTTTACTTGCATATCTGGTGAGTATGACTCTGCGAATAAGTGAAATTTATCGAGTTTTGAAATCGACAGGTAGTTTTTATTTCCATTGCGATCCTACAGCTAGTCATTATTTAAAATTGGTTATAGATGCAATTTTTTGTCCTCGCGGTGGAGATTTTAAAAATGAAATTGTTTGGAAGCGAACAACTGCTCATAACGATTCAACACGATACGGAAACAATATAGATATTATATTTTTTTATACTAAATCTTTAAATTATATTTGGAACCAGCAATACAAACCACATGATGAAGCTTATCATCAAAGGTTTAGAAATAAAGATGATGACGGGAGAGCTTGGACTGACGATAACCTAACAGCAAAAGGCTTATCAGGTGGTGGATATGAATATGAATATAAAGGGGTAAAATCGCTGTGGCGAGTTCCAATAGAAACGATGATAAACTTAGATGATGAGCAGAAATTACATTTTACTAAAAAAGGAGGTATTCGCCTAAAGCGATATTTGGAAGATATCAAAGGAGTAGCTTTACAATGTCTTTGGGAAGATATACCGCCGATTAATTCTCAAGCTAGAGAAAGATTGGGTTATCCTACTCAAAAACCGGAAGCACTGTTAGAAAGAATTATCAAAGCTAGTAGCAATGAAGGAGATATAGTTTTAGATGCTTACTGCGGTTGTGGTACTACGGTTGCAGTTTCTCAACGTCTTAAACGTGAATGGATAGGAATTGATATTACATATCAAAGTATCAGTTTAATTTTAAAACGTCTAGAGGATAGTTTTGGTAAAGGTGTACTTGATGGAATTAAATTAAATGGAATCCCCAAAGATATGGAATCTGCGATCGCACTAGCAAATAAAAAGGACGATCGCACGCGCAAAGAGTTTGAGAAATGGGCAGTTTTAACTTATAGTAATAATCGGGCGATCGTTAATCAGAAAAAAGGTGCAGATCGGGGAATTGATGGAATTGCTTATTTTCAAAGTGAAAAAGATGAACCAGAAAAAATTATCCTGCAAGTTAAATCAGGGAAAGTGAAATCAGGCGATATTCGGGATTTGCAAGGTACGATGACTCTGGAACAAGCACGGCTTGGCATTTTTATCACTTTGGAAGAACCAAAGAAGGATATGATAAAAACTGCCAAAGCTGCTGGAATATATCAAAATAAATTTATGAGTCAAAGTTGCGATCGCATTCAAATTGTGACCATTCAGGAAATATTAGAATTAAATAAACGTCTGGATATTCGATTGACTTTGGAGGTACTGAAATCGGCTGAAAAACAAATGGAAGTAAAGGCGATTCAGATGGAACTGGACATTTAA
- a CDS encoding type II toxin-antitoxin system HicA family toxin encodes MPKLPGINHLRAVNAFEKAGFRVIRQGKHIIMTNDEHIITIPRANPINAYTMGGIIRDAGLTIEEFQQLL; translated from the coding sequence ATGCCAAAACTTCCAGGTATTAATCACTTAAGAGCCGTTAACGCATTTGAAAAAGCTGGCTTCCGCGTTATACGCCAGGGGAAACATATTATTATGACTAATGATGAACACATTATCACCATTCCTAGAGCTAATCCCATTAATGCTTATACAATGGGTGGAATTATCAGAGATGCTGGACTAACTATTGAGGAATTTCAACAGTTATTGTAA
- a CDS encoding type II toxin-antitoxin system HicB family antitoxin — MRYKVNLKKSDEGYAVWCPALPGCWSQGETESEALENIKDAIQAYLEAVEELTKDAESRYVEVG, encoded by the coding sequence ATGCGATATAAAGTCAATTTAAAAAAATCAGATGAAGGATACGCTGTCTGGTGTCCTGCTTTACCTGGATGTTGGTCGCAGGGAGAAACAGAGTCAGAAGCTTTAGAAAATATCAAAGATGCTATTCAAGCATATCTCGAAGCGGTTGAAGAATTAACTAAAGATGCAGAATCTCGTTATGTGGAAGTAGGATAA
- a CDS encoding retroviral-like aspartic protease family protein, with translation MLSTTTESMGRITTTIVITNRVDQALATRGFIPLEEVRSITLNDVLVDTGATTLCLPPEAIAQLGLELLKEVDVETATGIGKARIFRDATISLCGREGTFECLELPGGRASLLGVIPLEALGIELDLQNQRLIVLPISPTQTYLTIL, from the coding sequence ATGTTATCCACCACCACCGAATCAATGGGCAGAATTACCACAACCATAGTCATCACGAACCGTGTCGATCAAGCTCTAGCAACAAGGGGTTTTATTCCTCTAGAGGAAGTACGCTCCATTACTTTGAACGATGTTCTAGTCGATACAGGCGCGACAACTTTATGCTTACCTCCAGAAGCGATCGCTCAACTAGGTTTAGAACTACTAAAAGAAGTAGATGTTGAGACAGCAACTGGAATTGGTAAAGCTCGCATCTTTCGAGATGCAACTATTTCTTTATGCGGACGCGAAGGAACTTTTGAATGTCTGGAACTTCCAGGCGGTAGGGCATCATTATTAGGAGTTATCCCGCTGGAAGCATTAGGAATTGAATTGGATTTGCAGAATCAAAGATTAATTGTTTTGCCGATAAGTCCTACACAAACTTATTTGACGATTCTTTGA
- a CDS encoding retroviral-like aspartic protease family protein — MLSTTTESMGKITTTLVITNRADQVLTARGFIPPQEVRSITLNDVLVDTGATTLCLPPEAIAQLGLELLKEVDVETATGIGKARIFQDAKVSLLGREGTFECLELPGGRSALLGVIPLEALGIELDLQNQRLIVLPISPTQTYLTIL; from the coding sequence ATGTTATCCACCACCACCGAATCAATGGGCAAAATTACCACAACTTTAGTCATCACGAATCGTGCAGATCAAGTTCTGACAGCACGGGGTTTTATTCCTCCACAGGAAGTACGCTCCATTACTTTGAACGATGTTTTAGTCGATACAGGCGCGACAACTTTATGCTTACCTCCAGAAGCTATAGCTCAACTAGGTTTAGAACTACTAAAAGAAGTCGATGTTGAGACAGCAACCGGAATTGGTAAAGCTCGCATATTTCAGGATGCAAAAGTTTCTCTTCTCGGACGTGAAGGAACTTTTGAATGTCTAGAACTTCCAGGCGGTAGGTCAGCATTATTGGGAGTTATCCCGCTGGAAGCATTAGGAATTGAACTGGATTTGCAGAATCAAAGATTAATTGTTTTACCGATTAGTCCAACACAGACCTATCTGACGATTCTTTGA